gtagatattgtaatattttgttcttgtaactttatagtttatagtgtaattaatgtaaataaacatttaaatctttttattattctatgatcatatgttttcaaataaactgAGAAATTGAGAATTCTGTGCATGcagcaaaacaaataaaacaaaacatacaaaataaataaaagttatcttTGGAGTTGTATTATTCTTATTAAGCAGTGGTTGCGCTCGGCTGCATAAACCCACGGATCccttatttttcctaaaaaGTAAGGGAAccgtggttcaaacccacctttgggcaagttttgcgacattggtTAATTCCTGTTAATTGAATTTCCACGGTGCTCTACGATAAGAACGAAtagactttatatatatatatatatatatatatatatatatatatatatatatatatatatatatatatatatatatatatatatatatatatatatatatatatatatatattagtagaaaatcacttaacaaaaattttttccatttaacactgtgtttcatcaacaaagattcatcagaaataatttgttgatgaaacagTGTTAATAGATTGAAATAATtcgttgatgaaacacagtgaaataatttgttgatgaaacacagtgttaaatggaaaaaaattttgttaagtgattttctactaatatataattgctctgttcttttaagaacattgagcactctattgtgtagaatacattttaaagttgtttaaatatatatatatatatatatatatatatatatatatatatatatatatatatatatatatatatatatatatatatatatatatatatatattattcataataaaaatattactggTACCCTATCACTTTTCTggcatttatacataaatactCCAGATAATAAAAAtccttatttaatttaagaaagaaaaaaaaaatccggaGTCGGAGTCCAAGGAGTCCATGATTTTTGAGCACGGAGTCCAGAGTCCCGAAAAATCAATGGAACTTCGCATCCCTGACACTCGTTTTCATTATTATCACTTAGTCAACACACACATGCGCACACACatgcacacatacatatatatatatgtatatatatatatatatatatatatatatatatatatatatatatatatatatatatatatatatatatatatatatatatatatatataaaattgtttttatttgctttagatttttatcttacatcatttatttattattattattattatttttttatagaagttaaaaaaagaagataacgGTGATTCTTTTCCTGTTATATATCCATGTGGCATCTGTACAAAAGAAGTTAGTGATACAGATGAGGCTATATTGTGTGAAGCAGGTTGTGAATTCTGGTACCACCGTAGTTGTACTGGAATGACTGATATAGCATATCAACTTCTAACAAATCAAGATAATGCTGAGTGGGTTTGTGACAAATGTATTGCTACAAAATCTGTACCATTAGTGAAAATTAAATCAGCTGTGATGAACACTTGAACATGTTTTTCAATGCTTTAccttgttattatttataaaatatacatataaacttttattgtatcaaaatttagtaataataataattataaaacagttttgaaaaatttttgtttgtgttttgcattctttattttaatagtaaatcaTTTATAGCAGAATTTCATATCAGAATTTGTGCAACAAAAGCtttaatttatttcagtaaATGGCTAACCAGGTGGTGGTGGTAAAAAACAGCTACCAGGTTGGTAGGGGTTGAAATtctagtaataaataaaaactgttcttaaacaaaatatctttaagttagttaactaattaaaccaaaaattataattagtaaattttacaTATCGAACAATTGTCTTTAATTGATGACCCTGCATcaaatatttctattaaatatgtaagttttgttACAGAGTCTATtcaaagtttgtatttttgattatttactaaaaattttttaagttttatagaaGCACTATTTAAGAGTAAGTTATGGATTTATCTGAAGGTTTCTATAAGTAAAGTTGACAACATACATTGATTGTTTTCATGATGTTATTATTGTCTTTAAGTCCAACCCAGTCcttcaaaaaagttattcttattttatatatatatatatctacacacacacacacatatatatatatatatatatatatatatatatatatatatatatatatatatatatatatatatatatatatatatatatatatatatatatatatatatatatatatatatatattagggtaggccACAGTAtcacataaaattttcaaagagtCAATTTTACTTATGTCTGCATCAAATATTGTTCTTTTAcaataagaaacattttttgttttgaaagtgTTTACGCAGCATATCTCTTAGTTCTGCCGAATATCATTTAAAGTctgaattatttgaaaaacgaCATCAACACAAGACTTCTATTATATCtgttctgttttttaatttgttcggTTAAGTACTTACGAATAATGGtgtatttctattgttttttatgtaaacaaacaaatttcgcgcatgcttttttaattttacatcattttaaaattgttttgcaatgACTTTTTATTCTcgaaaaaaaattccttaaaatgctgaaaaagACTTTATACTAAACAGTATCATAGTTtgtattttaacaatttgttaaaactaGATATAACcgctatttaaaaataacgctaatgtaatt
The nucleotide sequence above comes from Hydra vulgaris chromosome 09, alternate assembly HydraT2T_AEP. Encoded proteins:
- the LOC136084678 gene encoding pygopus homolog 1-like isoform X2 — encoded protein: MRKTSRQLKLEVNEQSGKDLKISRKTKSARLVRESSDKMIKDSEKNKKDKKDDSSIGKNKKADKEGESKRTLHLKENRKLPKKKLKKEDNGDSFPVIYPCGICTKEVSDTDEAILCEAGCEFWYHRSCTGMTDIAYQLLTNQDNAEWVCDKCIATKSVPLVKIKSAVMNT